From Mycobacterium colombiense CECT 3035:
AGCGGCAGCGTCTTGAGTTGCCGCTCCAGATGCCACTGCAGGTGCGCGGCCACCAGGCCGCTGACGTAGTTGCGGTGCGATTGCGGCGTCTTCTCGGCGAAGTCCCAATCGCCGTCGTGCAGCGCGGACATCAGATCCAGCACCCCCGGCGGCGGCGTCGTCGAACCGGCCGGGCGGCAGTGCGTGCAGACGCTGCCGCCGGCGCCGACGTGGAACGCCCGGTGGGGACCGGGTGTGGCGCAGCGGGCGCACTCATTGAGCGCGGGCGCCCACCCGGCGATGCCCATCGCGCGCAGCAGGTAGGCGTCCAGCAGCAGGTCCCGGGACCGGCGGCCGTCGGCCACCGCCCGCAACGCGCTCACCGTGAGCCCGTGCAGGGCCGGGGCGGGCGCGCGCTCCTCACCGGCGAGGCGCTCGGCGGTTTCCAGCATGGCGCAGCCGCAGGTGTAACGGCCGTAATCGTTGACGATGTCGGTGGCGAACGCGTCAATGGAGACGACCTGGGTGACGATGTCGAGGTTGCGGCCGGGATGCAGCTGCGCGTCGATGTGCGCGAACGGCTCCAGCCGCGCACCGAATTTGCTGCGGGTGCGGCGCACGCCCTTGGCCACCGCGCGGACCAGCCCGTGATCACGAGTCAGCAAGGTGACGATCCGGTCGGCTTCGCCGAGCTTGTGCTGGCGCAGCACAACAGCTCGGTCTCGGTATAGCCGCATCACAATAGTTTTGCACCCCGCCGCGACATTATGGGTATCCGCGCCGTTAGTCTCGTACCCCGTGATTGGCGCTTCTGGGTCGGGTCCCGGGTCCATTTCCGGATCCGGCCACCGGCGCCTGCCCACACTCACTGACCTGCTCTATCAGCTGGCCAGCCGCTCGGTGACATCCACCACACTGGTGGGTCGCTCCCTGCACGCCATCCACGCCAGCCAGCCCACGCTGAACGCCTTCCGGGTGGTGCTCACCGAATCGGCGCTGGCCGACGCGGCGGAGGCCGACCGGCGCCGCGCGGCCGGTGACACCGCCCCGCTGCTGGGAGTCCCGATCGCCGTCAAAGACGACGTCGACATCGCCGGGGTGCCCACCGCCTTCGGGACCGAGGGCTCGGTCGCGCCCGCCACGCACGACGCCGAGGTGGTGCGCCGCCTCAAGGCGGCCGGCGCGGTGATCGTCGGCAAGACGAACACCTGCGAACTCGGGCAATGGCCGTTCACCAGCGGGCCCGGTTTCGGCCACACCCGCAACCCGTGGTCGCGCCGGCACACCCCCGGCGGATCGTCGGGCGGCAGCGCGGCCGCGGTGGCGGCCGGGCTGGTCACCGCGGCGATCGGCTCCGACGGCGCCGGCAGCATCCGCATCCCGGCGGCGTGGACGCACCTGGTGGGCATCAAGCCGCAACGCGGACGCATCTCGACCTGGCCGTTGCCGGAGGCATTCAACGGCATCACGGTCAACGGCGTGCTCGCCCGGACCGTGGCCGATGCGGCGCTGGTGCTCGACGCCGCCTCCGGCAACGTCGAGGGCGACCGGCACAAGCCGCCGCCGCTGACCGCGTCCGACTATGTGGGCAAGGCGCCCGGCCCCTTGAACATCGCGCTGTCCACCCGGTTCCCGTACACCGGCTTCCGGCCGAAGCTGCACCCGGAGATCCTGGCCGCGACGCGGGCCGTCGGCAAGCAACTCGAGTTGCTCGGCCACACCGTGGTGCCCGGCAACCCCGACTACGGCATGCGGCTGTCGTGGGACTTCCTCGCCCGCTCCACGTCGGGCCTCCGCGATTGGGAGGAGCGGCTGGGCGACGGCGTCGTGCTGGACCCCCGAACCCTGTCCAACCTTCGTCTGGGCGCGGTGCTGGGACAGGCGATCCTGCGCAGCGCCCGCCGCCACGAAGCGGCCGACCAGCGCCGGGTGGGGTCGATCTTCGACATCGTCGACGTGGTGCTGGCGCCGACCACGGCGCAACCGCCGCCGCTGGCGCGCGCCTTCGACCGGTTGAGTGGCTTCGGCACCGACCGCGCCATGATCGCGGCGTGCCCGCTGACCTTTCCGTGGAACGTGCTGGGCTGGCCGTCGATCAACGTCCCGGCGGGCTTCACGTCCGAGGGCCTGCCGATCGGTGTGCAGCTGATGGGTCCGGCGAACAGCGAGGGCATGCTGATTTCGCTGGCCGCCGAGCTGGAAGCCGTCTGCGGGTGGGCGAGCGAACAGCCCCAGTCGTGGTGGGACCAGACCACCGATGCGCCCGGCGTCAATTAACCGCCGATAACCGGGGTACCCGTCCGTCATGGACCAATCGACCGCACCCCTGCTCGATGCGCTGGCCGATTATCGGGACAAGAACCGGTACGGATTCACGCCGCCGGGCCACCGGCAAGGCCGCGGCGTCGACGATCGCGTCCTGGCGGTCCTGGGACGCGAGCCGTTCCTGGACGACGTGCTGGCCAGCGGCGGGCTCGATGACCGCAGAACCAGCAACGGATACCTCAAGGACGCCGAAGGCCTGATGGCCGACGCCGTGGGCGCGAAGGCCGCCTGGTTCTCCACCTGCGGCAGTTCACTGTCGGTCAGGGCGGCGATGATGGCCGTCGCCGGCGGCGACGGCAGCCTCCTGGTCAGCCGCGACAGCCACAAGTCGATCGTGGCGGGGCTGATCTTCTCCGGTGTGCAGCCGCGCTGGATCACGCCCCGGTGGGATGCCGAGCACCACTTTTCGCATCCGCCCTCGCCGCGGCAGGTCGAGCAAGCCTGGGACAAGCACCCCGAGGCCGCCGGTGCGCTCGTCGTCAGCCCCAGCCCCTACGGCACCTGCGCCGACATCGCCGGCATCGCCGAGGTGTGCCATCGGCGGGGAAAGCCGTTGATCATCGATGAGGCGTGGGGTGCGCACCTGCCGTTTCATCAGGACCTGCCGACCTGGGCGATGGATGCGGGCGCGGACGTCTGTGTGGTGAGCGTGCACAAGATGGGCGCGGGTTTCGAGCAGGGCTCGGTGTTCCACCTGCAGGGCGACCTGATCGATCAGGACCGGCTTTCCGGCTGCGCGGATCTGCTGATGACCACCAGCCCCAACGTCCTGCTGTATGCGGCCATGGACGGGTGGCGCAGGCAGATGGTGCAGCATGGTCACGAATTACTCGGTGCCGCACTGGATTTGACAAGGCGGGTGCGCGAGGAGATCGAACTCATTCCCGACGTGCAGGTGCTCGACGAGGAACTGCTCGGTGCGCAGGCCTCCCATGACCTGGACCGGATGCAGGTGCTGATCGACGTATCGGCCACGGGCACATCGGGTTACCAGGCCGCCGACTGGCTGCGCGCGCACGCGCACATCGACACGGGCATGAGCGATCACCGTCGCATCCTGGCCACTTTGTCCATGGCCGACGACAAGGAAACGCTCGGACGTCTCACCGATGCCCTGCGGGCATGGCGAACCGCGGCCGACGACTTCGAACCGCCGCCGCGCATCGCACTGCCCTCGCCGGCGGAGCTGCAATTGGAGACCGTCGAGCTGCCGCGGGATGCGTTCTTCGGGCGGGTCGAGGTGATACCCGCCGAGAGCGCCGCCGGCCGGATCGCCGCCGAACAGATGACGCCCTATCCCCCGGGCATTCCCGCCGTCGTCCCCGGCGAACGTCTCAATGACGCCGTGCTCGAGTACCTGTGCTCGGGCGTCAACGCCGGCATGAACGTTCCCGACGCCGCGGATCCGTCGCTGCAAACCGTCCGGGTGCTGGCCTGACGAGCGATCCCGCGCAGTTCATGGTATGTGGCCTTTCCCTGATGCGCTGGCACCGGCGCTAGCACGCTGCGCGCAACGGCTGCACCCGCTAAAAGCCCAGTCGGCCAAGCTG
This genomic window contains:
- a CDS encoding aminotransferase class I/II-fold pyridoxal phosphate-dependent enzyme; the protein is MDQSTAPLLDALADYRDKNRYGFTPPGHRQGRGVDDRVLAVLGREPFLDDVLASGGLDDRRTSNGYLKDAEGLMADAVGAKAAWFSTCGSSLSVRAAMMAVAGGDGSLLVSRDSHKSIVAGLIFSGVQPRWITPRWDAEHHFSHPPSPRQVEQAWDKHPEAAGALVVSPSPYGTCADIAGIAEVCHRRGKPLIIDEAWGAHLPFHQDLPTWAMDAGADVCVVSVHKMGAGFEQGSVFHLQGDLIDQDRLSGCADLLMTTSPNVLLYAAMDGWRRQMVQHGHELLGAALDLTRRVREEIELIPDVQVLDEELLGAQASHDLDRMQVLIDVSATGTSGYQAADWLRAHAHIDTGMSDHRRILATLSMADDKETLGRLTDALRAWRTAADDFEPPPRIALPSPAELQLETVELPRDAFFGRVEVIPAESAAGRIAAEQMTPYPPGIPAVVPGERLNDAVLEYLCSGVNAGMNVPDAADPSLQTVRVLA
- the recO gene encoding DNA repair protein RecO, whose protein sequence is MRLYRDRAVVLRQHKLGEADRIVTLLTRDHGLVRAVAKGVRRTRSKFGARLEPFAHIDAQLHPGRNLDIVTQVVSIDAFATDIVNDYGRYTCGCAMLETAERLAGEERAPAPALHGLTVSALRAVADGRRSRDLLLDAYLLRAMGIAGWAPALNECARCATPGPHRAFHVGAGGSVCTHCRPAGSTTPPPGVLDLMSALHDGDWDFAEKTPQSHRNYVSGLVAAHLQWHLERQLKTLPLVERTYHVDRTIADQRAALIGQDMDCG
- a CDS encoding amidase gives rise to the protein MIGASGSGPGSISGSGHRRLPTLTDLLYQLASRSVTSTTLVGRSLHAIHASQPTLNAFRVVLTESALADAAEADRRRAAGDTAPLLGVPIAVKDDVDIAGVPTAFGTEGSVAPATHDAEVVRRLKAAGAVIVGKTNTCELGQWPFTSGPGFGHTRNPWSRRHTPGGSSGGSAAAVAAGLVTAAIGSDGAGSIRIPAAWTHLVGIKPQRGRISTWPLPEAFNGITVNGVLARTVADAALVLDAASGNVEGDRHKPPPLTASDYVGKAPGPLNIALSTRFPYTGFRPKLHPEILAATRAVGKQLELLGHTVVPGNPDYGMRLSWDFLARSTSGLRDWEERLGDGVVLDPRTLSNLRLGAVLGQAILRSARRHEAADQRRVGSIFDIVDVVLAPTTAQPPPLARAFDRLSGFGTDRAMIAACPLTFPWNVLGWPSINVPAGFTSEGLPIGVQLMGPANSEGMLISLAAELEAVCGWASEQPQSWWDQTTDAPGVN